One region of Streptococcus salivarius genomic DNA includes:
- the yghU gene encoding glutathione-dependent disulfide-bond oxidoreductase yields the protein MSDYILPEVWENPTSMGGAWGGLNQPTAGARFEQTLPKGDQPFQLYTLPTPNGIKATIMLEELKELGVTQAGYDAYRIKIGDGDQFGSDFVSINPNSKIPAMMDYSEDQPVRVFESANILLYLAEKFGKLIPTDHGKRTEVLNWLFWQTGAAPFLGGGFGHFFHYAPEKIEYAINRFAMEAKRQLDLLDKELATKPYIAGDEYTIADIAIWSWYGRLAQDKIWDKAGIFLDVKEYKHLQAWTEKIADRPAVKRGLEVDYKEI from the coding sequence ATGTCTGACTATATTTTACCAGAAGTTTGGGAAAACCCAACCTCTATGGGAGGTGCCTGGGGTGGCCTCAATCAACCTACAGCTGGTGCACGTTTTGAACAAACTTTACCTAAAGGTGACCAACCTTTCCAACTCTATACTCTTCCGACACCAAATGGTATCAAGGCAACTATCATGCTGGAAGAATTGAAAGAACTTGGTGTAACTCAAGCAGGTTATGACGCTTATCGTATTAAGATTGGTGACGGTGATCAATTCGGCTCAGACTTTGTTTCAATCAATCCAAACTCAAAGATTCCAGCCATGATGGATTACTCTGAAGACCAACCAGTTCGTGTCTTCGAATCAGCTAACATCCTCCTTTACTTGGCTGAAAAATTCGGCAAACTCATTCCAACTGATCACGGAAAACGTACGGAAGTTCTCAACTGGCTCTTTTGGCAAACAGGTGCTGCTCCTTTTCTAGGTGGTGGCTTTGGGCACTTCTTCCACTATGCACCTGAAAAAATCGAATATGCCATCAACCGTTTTGCCATGGAAGCCAAACGCCAACTCGACTTGCTCGATAAAGAATTAGCAACCAAACCTTATATTGCTGGCGATGAATATACTATCGCTGATATCGCTATCTGGTCTTGGTATGGCCGTCTTGCTCAAGATAAGATTTGGGATAAGGCTGGTATTTTCCTTGATGTTAAAGAATACAAGCATCTTCAAGCTTGGACTGAAAAAATTGCCGACCGTCCAGCAGTTAAACGAGGACTTGAAGTCGACTATAAAGAAATCTAA
- a CDS encoding DHH family phosphoesterase, translated as MTVFQAILEKIKAYDTIIIHRHQRPDPDAIGSQVGLKEILKTNFPDKKVLATGVNEPTLSWIAEMDEVADQDYEGALVIVTDTANTPRIDDDRYDKGDFLIKIDHHPNDDAYGDLLLVDTTASSASEIVTDWALSLGLSLSDAAARVLYNGIVGDTGRFLFPSTTPKTLQIAAKLREYDFDFAAMARRMDSFPFKIAKLQGYVFDNLEVDENGAARVVLTRKILDEFNVTDAESSAIVGTPGRIDCVESWAIFVEQPEGHYRVRLRSKSIVINEIAKRHDGGGHPLASGANSYSLEENEQIYQEIKDTVAHATH; from the coding sequence ATGACTGTATTTCAAGCTATTTTAGAAAAAATCAAAGCCTACGACACTATTATTATCCACCGCCACCAAAGACCTGACCCAGATGCCATTGGTAGTCAGGTAGGACTGAAGGAAATTTTAAAAACAAACTTTCCAGATAAAAAGGTTCTTGCGACAGGTGTCAATGAACCTACCTTATCTTGGATTGCTGAGATGGACGAGGTAGCTGATCAAGACTATGAAGGGGCACTTGTTATTGTTACCGATACTGCCAACACCCCTCGTATCGACGACGATCGTTATGATAAAGGTGACTTCCTTATCAAAATTGACCATCATCCTAACGATGATGCCTACGGTGACCTTCTACTTGTTGATACGACTGCTTCAAGCGCCAGCGAAATTGTGACAGACTGGGCCCTCAGCCTTGGCCTTTCCTTGTCAGATGCTGCTGCGCGTGTTCTCTACAATGGTATTGTTGGCGATACAGGTCGCTTCCTCTTTCCATCTACTACTCCTAAAACACTTCAAATCGCGGCTAAACTTCGTGAATACGACTTTGATTTTGCAGCAATGGCTCGTCGTATGGACAGTTTTCCTTTCAAAATTGCTAAACTACAAGGTTATGTTTTCGATAATCTAGAAGTCGATGAAAATGGTGCAGCTCGAGTTGTCTTGACACGAAAGATTTTGGATGAATTCAATGTCACTGATGCTGAAAGTTCTGCCATTGTTGGAACTCCAGGCCGTATTGATTGTGTCGAATCTTGGGCTATTTTCGTAGAGCAGCCTGAAGGACATTACCGTGTCCGTCTACGTAGTAAAAGCATTGTCATCAACGAGATTGCCAAACGCCATGATGGTGGCGGCCACCCACTAGCTAGTGGGGCAAATTCCTACAGCTTAGAAGAAAACGAACAAATCTATCAAGAAATCAAGGATACAGTTGCCCATGCAACTCACTAA
- a CDS encoding FAD:protein FMN transferase, with protein sequence MQLTNRRVRLMGTVIDVSIYHKEPEPLLDQVEALLHTYNKRFSANDDSSELMKINKAAGLHPVTVHPELFELISLGKWHSCQPGSHLNIAIGPLIQTWRIGFSDAKLPLPEEIRPLLDIINPNAILLSEENQSVFLKEKGMKIDLGALAKGYIADRIADFLKAKKVTSALINLGGNVLTFGPALHNPDQKWRIGIQNPKETRNTNLMVLAIRDQSVVTSGIYERTFEIDGKTYHHIFDSQTGYPVSSDLASLTIISSLSVDGEIWTTRLFGSSLEHIFQEVSSQAELEAIIVDKDNHCFQTGGIYKMRIS encoded by the coding sequence ATGCAACTCACTAATCGTCGTGTACGTCTCATGGGAACTGTGATTGACGTCTCTATCTATCATAAAGAACCAGAACCCCTGCTAGACCAAGTTGAAGCACTTCTACATACCTACAATAAGCGCTTCTCAGCCAATGACGACAGTTCCGAACTCATGAAAATTAACAAGGCAGCAGGCTTACATCCAGTGACAGTTCACCCAGAGCTTTTTGAACTTATTTCTCTTGGAAAATGGCATAGCTGCCAACCTGGAAGTCACCTTAATATTGCTATCGGGCCTCTCATTCAGACTTGGCGCATTGGTTTTTCTGATGCTAAGCTGCCTCTTCCTGAAGAAATTCGTCCGCTCCTAGATATCATCAATCCCAACGCCATTCTTCTATCCGAGGAAAATCAAAGTGTTTTTCTCAAAGAAAAAGGGATGAAAATTGATCTTGGTGCTCTGGCAAAGGGATATATTGCAGATCGTATTGCAGATTTTCTTAAAGCTAAAAAAGTAACCAGCGCCCTAATCAATCTCGGAGGTAATGTCCTAACCTTTGGACCAGCTCTCCATAATCCTGACCAAAAATGGCGCATTGGTATTCAAAATCCTAAGGAGACAAGAAACACAAATCTTATGGTGCTTGCTATAAGAGACCAGTCTGTTGTCACTTCGGGAATCTATGAACGTACTTTTGAGATAGATGGCAAAACCTACCATCATATTTTTGATAGCCAAACTGGTTATCCAGTCTCCAGTGACCTAGCCAGCCTTACCATTATTTCATCCCTCTCAGTGGACGGTGAAATTTGGACAACCCGCTTATTTGGCTCTAGTCTCGAACACATATTCCAAGAAGTTAGTTCACAAGCTGAGCTTGAAGCAATCATCGTTGATAAAGACAATCACTGCTTTCAGACAGGTGGCATTTACAAAATGCGAATTTCCTAA
- a CDS encoding type B 50S ribosomal protein L31 — MKKDIHPDYRQVVFMDTTTGYQFLSGSTKHSNETVEFEGETYPLIRVEISSDSHPFYTGRQKFTQADGRVDRFNKKYGLK, encoded by the coding sequence ATGAAAAAAGATATCCATCCAGATTACCGTCAAGTAGTATTCATGGACACAACTACTGGTTACCAATTCCTTAGCGGTTCAACTAAACACTCAAACGAAACAGTTGAATTCGAAGGTGAAACTTACCCACTTATCCGTGTAGAAATTTCATCAGATTCACACCCATTCTACACTGGCCGTCAAAAATTCACACAAGCAGACGGACGCGTGGATCGTTTCAACAAAAAATACGGTCTCAAATAA
- a CDS encoding NRAMP family divalent metal transporter: MSQTSATSQSTWRSKIKAMGPGILMASAAVGGSHIVSSTQAGGSYGWALLGLVILANLFKYPFFRFGAEYTADTGKTLVEGYAEKGKFYLWVFFILNVFSALVNTAGVSILCSAIIASAFPMLGLTITTWSIILVAIIWGMLLFGGYKLLDGMAKWIMSALTIATVAAVIIAAIKHPEYSADFVEKTPWQLAALPFIVSLLGWMPAPIEISAINSLWSAEKKKTVDFNTDDALFDFNVGYIGTAILAVFFVALGALIQYPTGKPVEAASAKYIAQFVGMYASVLGEWSRYLITFIAFLCIFGTVITVIDGYSRVNEISLRLLFNQKEKNQTPLNVWMTLTAILGLIIIFFFQGQVATMLRFAMIGSFLTTPFFALLNYVLVTKEKKDLPTWLKGLAIAGLIFLFGFALFFIWALAIGKAG; this comes from the coding sequence ATGTCACAAACAAGTGCAACTAGTCAGTCTACCTGGCGTAGTAAAATAAAAGCAATGGGACCTGGTATCCTAATGGCTTCAGCGGCCGTAGGTGGATCCCACATTGTTTCATCAACCCAAGCGGGTGGTTCTTATGGATGGGCCTTGCTAGGCTTGGTTATTCTTGCTAACCTCTTTAAATACCCATTTTTCCGTTTTGGTGCTGAGTATACCGCAGATACGGGTAAAACCCTCGTTGAAGGTTATGCTGAGAAAGGTAAGTTCTATCTTTGGGTATTCTTCATTTTGAATGTCTTCTCAGCCTTGGTTAATACTGCGGGAGTTTCTATTCTTTGTTCAGCCATCATTGCTAGTGCCTTTCCAATGCTTGGTTTGACTATTACCACATGGTCAATCATTTTGGTTGCCATTATCTGGGGGATGTTACTCTTTGGTGGTTACAAACTTCTTGATGGTATGGCCAAATGGATTATGTCAGCTTTGACTATTGCAACAGTAGCAGCAGTTATTATTGCGGCAATCAAACATCCAGAGTACAGTGCTGACTTCGTTGAAAAAACACCATGGCAGCTCGCAGCCCTTCCATTTATCGTTTCACTTCTTGGATGGATGCCAGCACCAATTGAAATTTCAGCCATTAACTCACTTTGGTCAGCTGAGAAAAAGAAAACTGTTGATTTCAACACTGATGATGCCCTCTTTGACTTTAACGTTGGTTACATCGGAACAGCTATTCTTGCGGTATTCTTTGTAGCACTCGGTGCTCTTATCCAGTACCCAACTGGTAAACCAGTAGAAGCAGCATCAGCTAAGTATATTGCACAGTTTGTTGGTATGTACGCATCAGTGCTTGGTGAGTGGTCACGCTATTTGATTACCTTTATCGCTTTCTTGTGTATCTTTGGTACTGTAATTACCGTTATTGATGGTTACTCACGTGTTAACGAAATTTCTCTTCGTCTTTTGTTTAACCAAAAAGAAAAAAATCAAACACCTTTGAATGTTTGGATGACCTTGACAGCTATTCTTGGTCTCATCATTATTTTCTTCTTCCAAGGTCAAGTAGCAACCATGCTTCGTTTCGCCATGATTGGTTCATTCCTTACAACACCTTTCTTTGCGCTTTTGAATTACGTACTTGTTACAAAAGAGAAGAAAGACCTTCCAACTTGGTTGAAAGGACTTGCCATTGCAGGTTTGATCTTCTTGTTCGGATTTGCCCTCTTCTTTATCTGGGCTTTGGCTATTGGTAAAGCAGGTTAA